GGTGGACCTCAGTAAAAAACATACACTTCTTCCAGGGGCGAACGATTCTCACTATCTTGTGAGCAATCAACCAGCCATTGTTCAGGTAGTTCCTCTGTCCCAACACACTCTAACAAATGCTCGTCACCTGCAATCAGCTCTAGGATTAGGATAAATGGAGGAGAATCAACTCAGTGTAACACTTTGCAGAGATGATGGAAGACCTACTAGAGAAATCCAAATCCACTTGCAGATTTTCCAAGAGCCCATCTGTCAGAGAACAGTCGATCTACATACAAACCAGTACATATTGATGGAGTTAAACCACCATTGTAATGAATGTAAAATTCAACTGGACACAGATTGTCGAAATCAAAAAGTATTAGTCCATAGGTAACTTCGTTGCACGTACCTCAGAATTGTCTGGACAGAACTGCAGCATACGCCTTCGTTTAGCTTGTAAGGTTTCCTTTCCTTCATCAAAGTCCTTGATAATAATATCTGCATTGTACTCACACAAGGTCACAAAACCTGAAGTGCATTCTCAGCATACAATTAAAATGTGTTATAAGATAGGATTGCCAATTTCCTTTCATCTCTTATTTGCTTTGGCGAGAGGGGTCAGGATTTACATGTAAAATCCACTGTTCTGGCTTCTGATTAAAGGTCAAATCATAGTTCAGTTGCATTATAGACAGTTCTAAGTGGTGGTTCAAATTAAACCTATTTGAGTGCAACTGCGCAAAACAACTTTTCACAAATGCTAACAACCAGATGACTATATTGTATCTACTGCCCTGCTTGCATACAAAAATGCAACCAAAGACATGTTTCCAGATACTTCATCATGAAATACATGGCACTTATATAATTAATGAACATTTCAAACAAAACAGCGGCTCAATTCACATACAGGTAGTAAAACATACTAGTGACTTCACACTAGATGCTTAGACATCCTTCACTGATAGTACAGTATGTTCATGGCCAGAGGTAACCACGATATGTTAGTACAGTATGTTAGTGGTCAGAGGTAACAATGGTATGTAAATGACAGAGCATATTTTTTTACCTCCTATATCACAGAAGGGCAAATCTATGTCTGTACATTCTTTAATTGGGGTTTGCTCATCGAACAGGCTCCAAGAATCAACCTCATTGTGGTTTGCTTCAGCCCACAGGGAGGTAGATGGAACTGCGAAATCAGAAGAAGAATTCTCATCAGTTAACCGGATGCAGTTTTCGGACAGAAGGAATGATACGAAAGCATGCTGCAAACCTGGTAGCAGATCCTTCTGCAAATCAAACTCTTGACTCTGCCAGTCCCACATCTCACTGCACAAAGTTCAACATCGAAGAGCATTGTTAGAGATGAGCATTCAGATTTCAACAATTGCTGAAAATTTTACAGAAAGAATGAGCAAAATGCAGAGTATACATCTTTGAACAGGCTTATCACAGAACATGAGCTGTAACCTGAACATGTAAAAACCCCAAGTTTATTTGAAAAGAGGGTGAAAAATTCAACTCATGTGCTAGCACATTTCAATGTTTCCCTTTTGCTGCGGCACTCCTGAATGTTCAGGACCCCGAGAGTGCGGTATCAAGTGCAAACTATTTgcagaaaaaaaaatctaacagCGCAATGGTAACTCGcagtaagaaaaaaaaggaaactTTTGAGGATTAGGAAACTTGAAGCATTCACA
The Triticum dicoccoides isolate Atlit2015 ecotype Zavitan chromosome 3A, WEW_v2.0, whole genome shotgun sequence genome window above contains:
- the LOC119270075 gene encoding protein XRI1-like isoform X1, whose amino-acid sequence is MMDFDGGIGDQSEMWDWQSQEFDLQKDLLPGLQHAFVSFLLSENCIRLTDENSSSDFAVPSTSLWAEANHNEVDSWSLFDEQTPIKECTDIDLPFCDIGDIIIKDFDEGKETLQAKRRRMLQFCPDNSEIDCSLTDGLLENLQVDLDFSSDEHLLECVGTEELPEQWLVDCSQDSENRSPLEEVKSPSAAAEVNTSVLQNSLVELEEQPIMKVEKKPPQAKPTPLKAGRNVIRAKKLKVASVAYPFELIKPCGFHGATTLRDINQKILAPPSYRIKHKIDEASALYQEASAISGKPVVHKTKIHTEGGKGSITITRTRG